In a genomic window of Chiroxiphia lanceolata isolate bChiLan1 unplaced genomic scaffold, bChiLan1.pri scaffold_65_arrow_ctg1, whole genome shotgun sequence:
- the MRPL49 gene encoding 39S ribosomal protein L49, mitochondrial isoform X1: MAAAAAMAALGRRLRGMLGGVRGLQTPPRAPHEESTAEFVFVERLLPPTRIPDPPPHPKYPTPSGWSPPAGPPRGVPYFVRRSRHHNLPVYLGTRKGGNRRVTTLRGASGDLWALEQDLRTFLGVPDLQVQVNEVTGTLQLKGHWGAELRAWLLQRGASETPNPPGICSRGASETPKPTWDLLQGGF, from the exons atggcggcggcggccgcaATGGCCGCGCTGGGCCGGCGGCTCAGGGGGATGTTGGGGGGCGTGAGGGGGCTGCAG ACCCCCCCGAGGGCCCCCCATGAGGAGTCGACGGCCGAGTTCGTGTTCGTGGAGCGGCTCCTGCCCCCCACCCGCATCCCAGACCCCCCCCCGCACCCCAAATACCCCACCCCCAGCGGCTGGAGCCCCCCCGCAG GTCCCCCCCGGGGGGTCCCGTACTTCGTGCGCCGCTCGCGGCACCACAACCTGCCCGTGTACCTGGGCACACGCAAGGGGGGCAACAGGAGGGTCACCACCCTCAGGGGGGCCAGCGGGGACCTCTGG GCGCTGGAGCAGGACCTGAGGACGTTCCTGGGGGTCCCAGATCTGCAGGTCCAAGTGAACGAGGTGACCGGGACCCTCCAGCTCAAGGGGCACTGGGGGGCCGAGCTCAGGGCCTGGCTGCTCCAGAGGG GGGCTTCTGAGACCCCAAATCCACCTGGGATCTGCTCCAGGGGGGCTTCtgagaccccaaaacccacctgg gATCTGCTCCAGGGGGGCTTCTGa
- the LOC116781796 gene encoding pre-mRNA-processing factor 39-like — protein MGENRENGSNVEEARRILRGFEAVVPGNVEEARRILRGFEAVVPGNVEEARRILRVFEAVVPGLAMMPSPHNPPMTPFPPIPGNVEEARRILRGFEAVVPGLAMVRLRRVSLERRHGRVAEAEELLLEAMRANEGLPLGSFYAVKLARQVCKVQKNLGKARKVLVEALEKDPENARLHANLLEMEFGADVGQNEGNTLSCFERALRSPLSDDAKLLFSQRRVEFLEDFGSSIHSLLKAYDEHQKILKAHAARKRPPENGSEEPEDKRLRPEDPSGLLGGPLGFGGGGEPNPSYSNYWYQQGYGSYGYQSPWNYGHYYGQS, from the exons atgggggaaaacagggaaaatgggA GTAACGTGGAGGAGGCCCGGCGCATCCTGCGCGGGTTCGAGGCGGTGGTTCCGG GTAACGTGGAGGAGGCCCGGCGCATCCTGCGCGGGTTCGAGGCCGTGGTTCCGG GTAATGTGGAGGAGGCCCGGCGCATCCTGCGCGTGTTCGAGGCGGTGGTTCCGGGCCTGGCCATGATGCCCTCACCCCATAACCCCCCCA TGACCCCTTTTCCTCCCATACCAGGTAACGTGGAGGAGGCCCGGCGCATCCTGCGCGGGTTCGAGGCGGTGGTTCCGGGCCTGGCCATGGTGCGGCTGCGCCGGGTGAGCCTGGAGCGCCGGCACGGGCGCGTGGCCGAGGCCGAGGAGCTGCTGCTCGAGGCCATGAGGGCCAACGAGGGGCTGCCCCTGGGCTCCTTCTACGCCGTCAAACTGGCCCGGCAGGTCTGCAAAGTGCAGAAGAACCTGGGCAAGGCCCGCAAGGTGCTCGTGGAGGCCCTGGAGAAGGACCCG GAGAACGCCCGGCTCCACGCCAACCTGCTGGAGATGGAGTTCGGGGCCGACGTGGGGCAGAACGAGGGGAACACCCTGAGCTGCTTCGAGCGCGCCCTGCGCAGCCCCCTCAGCGACGACGCCAAACTGCTCTTCTCCCAGCGCAGGGTCGAGTTCCTCGAGGACTTCGGCTCCAGCATCCACAG cctgctcaAGGCCTACGACGAGCACCAGAAGATCCTCAAGGCCCACGCGGCGCGGAAACGACCCCCCGAGAACGg GTCGGAGGAGCCCGAGGACAAGCGGCTCCGGCCCGAGGACCCCTCGGGGCTCTTGGGGGGCCCCCTCGgcttcgggggggggggggagcccAACCCCTCCTACAGCAACTACTGGTACCag CAGGGATACGGCTCCTACGGCTACCAGAGCCCCTGGAATTATGGCCACTACTACGGGCAGAGCTGA
- the FAU gene encoding ubiquitin-like protein fubi and ribosomal protein S30 produces the protein MQLFVRAQTLLTLEVSSSETLAQIKEKVAELSGVPPQDQVLLFAGTPLDDETVLGQSPLPELATLDLSTRLLGGKVHGSLARAGKVRGQTPKVAKQEKKKKKTGRAKRRMQYNRRFVNVVPTFGKKKGPNANS, from the exons aTGCAGCTCTTCGTCCGTGCCCAGACCCTCCTCACCCTCGAGGTCTCCAGCTCCGAGACCCTCGCCCAGATCAAG GAGAAGGTGGCCGAGCTGTCGGGGGTCCCCCCCCAGGACCAGGTGCTGCTCTTTGCTGGGACCCCCCTGGACGATGAGACggtgctggggcagagccccCTCCCCGAATTGGCCACCCTGGACCTCTCCACGCGCCTGCTGGGGG ggAAAGTCCACGGATCCCTCGCCCGCGCCGGCAAAGTGAGGGGCCAGACCCCCAAG GTGGCCAagcaggagaagaagaagaagaagacggGGCGGGCGAAGCGGCGCATGCAGTACAACCGGCGCTTCGTCAACGTCGTGCCCACCTTCGGCAAGAAAAAGGGCCCCAACGCCAACTCCTGA
- the MRPL49 gene encoding 39S ribosomal protein L49, mitochondrial isoform X3, with translation MAAAAAMAALGRRLRGMLGGVRGLQTPPRAPHEESTAEFVFVERLLPPTRIPDPPPHPKYPTPSGWSPPAGPPRGVPYFVRRSRHHNLPVYLGTRKGGNRRVTTLRGASGDLWALEQDLRTFLGVPDLQVQVNEVTGTLQLKGHWGAELRAWLLQGGF, from the exons atggcggcggcggccgcaATGGCCGCGCTGGGCCGGCGGCTCAGGGGGATGTTGGGGGGCGTGAGGGGGCTGCAG ACCCCCCCGAGGGCCCCCCATGAGGAGTCGACGGCCGAGTTCGTGTTCGTGGAGCGGCTCCTGCCCCCCACCCGCATCCCAGACCCCCCCCCGCACCCCAAATACCCCACCCCCAGCGGCTGGAGCCCCCCCGCAG GTCCCCCCCGGGGGGTCCCGTACTTCGTGCGCCGCTCGCGGCACCACAACCTGCCCGTGTACCTGGGCACACGCAAGGGGGGCAACAGGAGGGTCACCACCCTCAGGGGGGCCAGCGGGGACCTCTGG GCGCTGGAGCAGGACCTGAGGACGTTCCTGGGGGTCCCAGATCTGCAGGTCCAAGTGAACGAGGTGACCGGGACCCTCCAGCTCAAGGGGCACTGGGGGGCCGAGCTCAGGGCCTGG CTGCTCCAGGGGGGCTTCTGa
- the MRPL49 gene encoding 39S ribosomal protein L49, mitochondrial isoform X2, which produces MAAAAAMAALGRRLRGMLGGVRGLQTPPRAPHEESTAEFVFVERLLPPTRIPDPPPHPKYPTPSGWSPPAGPPRGVPYFVRRSRHHNLPVYLGTRKGGNRRVTTLRGASGDLWALEQDLRTFLGVPDLQVQVNEVTGTLQLKGHWGAELRAWLLQRGF; this is translated from the exons atggcggcggcggccgcaATGGCCGCGCTGGGCCGGCGGCTCAGGGGGATGTTGGGGGGCGTGAGGGGGCTGCAG ACCCCCCCGAGGGCCCCCCATGAGGAGTCGACGGCCGAGTTCGTGTTCGTGGAGCGGCTCCTGCCCCCCACCCGCATCCCAGACCCCCCCCCGCACCCCAAATACCCCACCCCCAGCGGCTGGAGCCCCCCCGCAG GTCCCCCCCGGGGGGTCCCGTACTTCGTGCGCCGCTCGCGGCACCACAACCTGCCCGTGTACCTGGGCACACGCAAGGGGGGCAACAGGAGGGTCACCACCCTCAGGGGGGCCAGCGGGGACCTCTGG GCGCTGGAGCAGGACCTGAGGACGTTCCTGGGGGTCCCAGATCTGCAGGTCCAAGTGAACGAGGTGACCGGGACCCTCCAGCTCAAGGGGCACTGGGGGGCCGAGCTCAGGGCCTGGCTGCTCCAGAGGGGCTTCTGA
- the POLA2 gene encoding DNA polymerase alpha subunit B codes for MGAEEISSSSGISDRFTRILRHILTQRSFYPLYPPSEELNVHHEVAALGARLPLTPDVLVTPSQLRFFIKDVLGCVCINPGQLTKGRAGGTFGRLWIHRESPTEPTEPRRRSPCVAAQILRI; via the exons ATGGGAGCTGAGGAGATCAGCAG CTCCTCGGGGATCTCCGACCGTTTCACGCGGATCCTGCGGCACATCCTGACCCAGCGCAG TTTCTACCCGCTGTACCCGCCGTCGGAGGAGCTGAACGTTCACCACGAGGTGGCCGCGCTCGGTGCCCGCCTGCCCCTCACCCCCGACGTGCTCGTcaccccctcccagctcaggtTCTTCATCAAG GACGTCCTGGGCTGTGTCTGCATCAACCCCGGGCAGTTGACCaagggccgggccgggggcacCTTCGGCCGCCTCTGGATCCACCGGGAATCGCCCACGGAGCCGACGGAGCCGCGGAGGAGGAGCCCCTGTGTGGCTGCCCAGATCCTCCGGATCTGA
- the MRPL49 gene encoding 39S ribosomal protein L49, mitochondrial isoform X4, which translates to MAAAAAMAALGRRLRGMLGGVRGLQTPPRAPHEESTAEFVFVERLLPPTRIPDPPPHPKYPTPSGWSPPAGPPRGVPYFVRRSRHHNLPVYLGTRKGGNRRVTTLRGASGDLWALERDLRAFLGDLRTFLGVPDLQVQVNEVTGTLQLKGHWGAELRAWLLQRGF; encoded by the exons atggcggcggcggccgcaATGGCCGCGCTGGGCCGGCGGCTCAGGGGGATGTTGGGGGGCGTGAGGGGGCTGCAG ACCCCCCCGAGGGCCCCCCATGAGGAGTCGACGGCCGAGTTCGTGTTCGTGGAGCGGCTCCTGCCCCCCACCCGCATCCCAGACCCCCCCCCGCACCCCAAATACCCCACCCCCAGCGGCTGGAGCCCCCCCGCAG GTCCCCCCCGGGGGGTCCCGTACTTCGTGCGCCGCTCGCGGCACCACAACCTGCCCGTGTACCTGGGCACACGCAAGGGGGGCAACAGGAGGGTCACCACCCTCAGGGGGGCCAGCGGGGACCTCTGG gcgCTGGAGCGGGACCTGAGGGCGttcctgggg GACCTGAGGACGTTCCTGGGGGTCCCAGATCTGCAGGTCCAAGTGAACGAGGTGACCGGGACCCTCCAGCTCAAGGGGCACTGGGGGGCCGAGCTCAGGGCCTGGCTGCTCCAGAGGGGCTTCTGA